CTTCGATCATAAACATGAATGGATGATCTGCAACAAAATCCACAGTAGGAGGTGAATAAACTGGACCACAAGATCCAAAAGTAGCACAAATAACAGCAGTAGAAGCAGCAGCTTCAGTTCGTTCTTCGTCAACTTCAACAAAACACTTGTGAATAACAGATTTAACTAAACAATCTGAGTTTTCCATTCCAGTCAATTCAGCTTGGAAACCGAAAGGCAACACTAACCCCATTTCTTGGAGAACTGTTTTCGCGTCAAAATCAAACGTTATCTTAAACTTTGGAATCTTGAACTGTCCTGTTCGTACCGATGGTGGATCTTCTAAAACACATTGATTCAAAAAGCTAGCTGAATCAGTAGTTGCCTTTTGTACCAAGTCGCCAAGTCCATCGCGTCTATCAGGTAAAATTATATACATAGAAATCTTGGTCTTTGCTTGTGCTTGCACTTGGTATGGGAGTTTGAGAACTTTGAAGCCATTGTGACATGATATATATTGGTATCTCTCTCTGCTGTGCATAAATGGGATTTGAAAACAAGAACGTCCATCAAGTGAATAGAATTCTGAGTTCCTGGTTAAGTCTTTATCAAACTGACCTGGACACCATGATCCTTTGAAATAGAGTGCATTCACCAATATAATCTTTGTGCTACTGTCGACTAATCCTTCCGGAATCAGATCTTTGATTAATCCGTTGGTTTTCTGTTCCACCCATTTGTTCACCTCCAGTCTCGCTTCATTAGCCTTCACAAACAGAAAACCAAATACATGGTCGGTAATTTATACTAATTGAAAATATATACTGTGTCGAATCTTTACAATTACGAAAGACAGAAATTTACCTTAAATATGAAATCCATAGCTTCAACGACTGCTTGAACTCGCCAACTCTCTGTATCTTGGATTTAGGACACAAGATTGCTCGACCCAAACACTATTAACACAAGACAATTTGAATCCTTGACTATTGCTGCATGTCTGGGTCTCATTCAATGATTTGGTAACTTCAGAACAAAACGCATTAAGATCATCAAGATTTTCAGATTTTAAAAACCTTAATAACTGGTTTAGTGTTTCACCTTTTGCTCCAAAAGTTAATAATCCTAGAGCAGAATAGATTGACAACGGGGAATACACTAAATTCTTTCCCTTAGCCTCTTCTGAACTAACTTTCTTCATTATTTCCATTGATGATAAATCTTTCTTCGACTGACTCGAGTAATTATACT
This is a stretch of genomic DNA from Papaver somniferum cultivar HN1 chromosome 1, ASM357369v1, whole genome shotgun sequence. It encodes these proteins:
- the LOC113331080 gene encoding serpin-ZXA-like — protein: MDFIFKANEARLEVNKWVEQKTNGLIKDLIPEGLVDSSTKIILVNALYFKGSWCPGQFDKDLTRNSEFYSLDGRSCFQIPFMHSRERYQYISCHNGFKVLKLPYQVQAQAKTKISMYIILPDRRDGLGDLVQKATTDSASFLNQCVLEDPPSVRTGQFKIPKFKITFDFDAKTVLQEMGLVLPFGFQAELTGMENSDCLVKSVIHKCFVEVDEERTEAAASTAVICATFGSCGPVYSPPTVDFVADHPFMFMIEDSYTGVVLFTGYVLNPLLTS